From Ptychodera flava strain L36383 chromosome 2, AS_Pfla_20210202, whole genome shotgun sequence, the proteins below share one genomic window:
- the LOC139118459 gene encoding insulin-like peptide, which translates to MDKNTTFFSLKLLVVSVVTVLLVCTSDALRREWHCGRTVETMQGICRGCYAQPSERSTNEAERQAFIGKEEASSFTKSVPTIVKRGLLEDCCYRRCNLQKMMTYCCAERQRELNNFFSLLNQKDNGST; encoded by the exons ATGGACAAAAATACGACATTTTTTAGTCTAAAACTACTGGTAGTTTCCGTGGTAACAGTACTCCTAGTGTGCACCAGCGATGCGTTGCGGCGAGAGTGGCACTGTGGGAGGACGGTGGAAACCATGCAGGGTATATGTCGCGGTTGCTATGCACAGCCAAGTGAAAGGTCAACAAATGAAGCAGAACGTCAAG CTTTTATAGGGAAGGAAGAGGCCAGCAGTTTTACCAAGAGCGTGCCCACGATAGTCAAAAGAGGACTGCTTGAAGACTGCTGTTATAGAAGatgcaatttacaaaaaatgatgACATACTGTTGCGCCGAGAGGCAGCGTGAACTCAACAATTTCTTCTCTTTGCTTAATCAAAAAGATAACGGCAGCACCTAA